The following proteins come from a genomic window of Suricata suricatta isolate VVHF042 chromosome 5, meerkat_22Aug2017_6uvM2_HiC, whole genome shotgun sequence:
- the LOC115291078 gene encoding keratin-associated protein 6-2-like: MCCNYSNSCGYGCGYGYGCGCGPYYGCGYGTGYGCGYGTRYGCGYGSRYGCGYGCGYGSCCGYGTGYGCGYGYGSGCCGYRPFCYRRYYSSCC, translated from the coding sequence ATGTGTTGCAACTACAGCAACTCCTGTGGCTATGGCTGCGGATATGGCTATGGCTGTGGATGTGGCCCCTATTATGGCTGTGGCTATGGAACAGGCTATGGCTGTGGATATGGTACCAGATATGGCTGTGGCTATGGCTCCCGATATGGCTGTGGATATGGCTGTGGCTATGGCTCCTGCTGTGGCTATGGCACCGGATATGGCTGTGGCTATGGCTATGGCTCTGGCTGCTGTGGCTACAGACCATTTTGCTACAGAAGATATTATTCTTCTTGCTGCTAG
- the LOC115291077 gene encoding keratin-associated protein 21-1-like: MCCNYGNSCGYGCSYGTGCGCGPYYGCGYGTGYGCGYGSCCGYGTGYGCGYGYGSGCCSYRPFCYRRCYSSCC; the protein is encoded by the coding sequence ATGTGTTGCAACTACGGCAACTCCTGTGGCTATGGCTGCAGCTATGGCACTGGCTGTGGCTGTGGCCCCTATTATGGCTGTGGCTATGGAACAGGCTATGGCTGTGGATATGGCTCCTGCTGTGGCTATGGCACCGGATATGGCTGTGGCTATGGCTATGGCTCTGGCTGCTGTAGCTACAGACCATTTTGCTACAGAAGATGTTATTCTTCTTGCTGCTAG